In Phreatobacter stygius, a genomic segment contains:
- a CDS encoding transglutaminase family protein, with protein sequence MIYEVRQVAEYVYAAPVATAQHVLRVVPVDRPGQRVIAWDLSISPKPARRRDTTDFFGNHVIFLNFDQSHSEVRIDARARVAIAGRSRPLPGMDPPWERVRETAFASADISPASPVHALFASRHVPRDPTIRAYATASFPPGRPILDAAFDLAKRIHGDFTYDGEATENDTPAAATFAMRRGVCQDFAHIMISGLRGLGLPAAYVSGYLRTNPPPGQPRLEGADATHAWVSVWCGPELGWWGLDPTNGLIVDRDHIVLATGRDFADVAPNGGVLVTSGDHEIAVAVDVKPVAA encoded by the coding sequence ATGATCTACGAAGTCCGTCAGGTCGCCGAATACGTCTATGCCGCGCCGGTGGCGACGGCCCAGCACGTCTTGCGCGTCGTGCCGGTCGACCGCCCGGGGCAACGGGTGATCGCCTGGGACCTGTCGATCTCGCCGAAACCGGCGCGACGGCGCGACACCACCGATTTCTTCGGCAATCACGTGATCTTCCTGAATTTCGACCAGTCGCACAGCGAAGTGAGGATCGATGCGCGCGCCCGGGTGGCGATTGCCGGGCGCAGCCGGCCGCTGCCGGGCATGGATCCACCGTGGGAGCGCGTGCGCGAGACCGCTTTCGCCTCGGCCGACATCTCGCCGGCCTCGCCCGTGCACGCCCTGTTCGCCAGCCGCCATGTGCCGCGCGATCCGACGATCCGCGCCTATGCCACCGCGAGCTTTCCGCCCGGACGGCCGATCCTGGACGCCGCCTTCGACCTCGCCAAACGCATCCACGGCGATTTCACCTATGACGGCGAGGCGACCGAAAACGACACGCCGGCGGCGGCGACCTTCGCCATGCGCCGCGGCGTCTGCCAGGATTTCGCCCATATCATGATCTCGGGGCTGCGTGGCCTGGGGCTCCCGGCAGCCTATGTCAGCGGCTATCTGCGCACCAACCCGCCACCCGGCCAGCCGCGCCTCGAAGGCGCCGACGCGACCCATGCCTGGGTATCGGTCTGGTGCGGGCCGGAGCTTGGCTGGTGGGGCCTCGACCCGACCAATGGGCTGATCGTCGACCGCGACCATATCGTGCTGGCGACCGGCCGCGACTTCGCCGATGTCGCCCCGAATGGCGGTGTGCTGGTGACCTCGGGCGATCACGAGATCGCGGTCGCGGTCGACGTCAAGCCGGTCGCCGCCTGA
- a CDS encoding low temperature requirement protein A — protein sequence MVSLTRHAGLMRDKTSEHRGRVAPVELFFDLVFVFAITQLSHTLLHKLTVQGLVETTLLFFAVWWVWVYTTWFTNWIDPDRTPVRLALFVLMLAGLVMSISIPSAFGAGGLAFACAYVFMQVGRSAFTVCAIGTASESNARNFQRILAWLVLSGLFWIAGAFAEGNARLALWAIAIGLEYFSPWVGFWVPKLGRSTTGDWDIDGHHMAERCSLFVLIALGESLIITGSTFEKSAVTPATVAALVSAVVGTAAMWWVYFAIGAERGTHHIAHAADPGRVARVGYTYLHIIIVAGVIIAAVADELVLGHPGGHVALPALLAIVGAPVVFLLGNGYFKWLSAPYFPLSHLAGLAVLAVVGATEFQFHLSTPLALSLVTTGVLVLVALWEWLSLTRSKGAPHHI from the coding sequence ATGGTTTCGCTGACCCGTCATGCCGGCCTGATGCGCGACAAGACCTCCGAGCATCGAGGCCGCGTGGCGCCGGTCGAACTGTTCTTCGACCTGGTCTTCGTTTTTGCCATTACCCAGCTGTCGCACACCTTGCTGCACAAGCTGACCGTCCAGGGGCTGGTCGAAACCACGCTGCTGTTCTTCGCGGTGTGGTGGGTCTGGGTCTACACGACCTGGTTCACCAACTGGATCGACCCGGACCGCACACCGGTCAGGCTCGCGCTGTTCGTGCTGATGCTGGCTGGCCTGGTGATGTCGATTTCCATTCCATCGGCCTTCGGCGCCGGTGGGCTCGCCTTCGCCTGCGCCTATGTCTTCATGCAGGTCGGCCGCTCGGCATTCACGGTCTGCGCCATCGGCACGGCGAGCGAGAGCAATGCCCGCAACTTCCAGCGGATACTCGCCTGGCTCGTCCTGTCGGGCCTGTTCTGGATCGCCGGCGCCTTCGCCGAGGGCAATGCGCGGCTGGCGCTCTGGGCGATCGCCATCGGGCTCGAATATTTCTCACCCTGGGTCGGGTTCTGGGTGCCGAAGCTCGGCCGGTCGACCACCGGCGACTGGGATATCGACGGCCACCACATGGCGGAACGCTGCAGCCTGTTCGTGCTGATCGCGCTGGGTGAATCGCTGATCATCACCGGCTCGACCTTCGAGAAATCGGCGGTCACGCCGGCCACCGTGGCGGCTCTCGTCTCGGCGGTTGTCGGCACCGCCGCCATGTGGTGGGTCTATTTCGCCATCGGCGCCGAGCGCGGCACGCATCACATTGCCCATGCTGCGGATCCGGGGCGGGTGGCGCGCGTTGGCTATACCTACCTGCATATCATCATCGTCGCCGGCGTCATCATCGCGGCGGTGGCCGACGAACTGGTGCTCGGCCATCCCGGCGGGCATGTCGCCTTGCCGGCACTGCTGGCGATCGTCGGCGCGCCGGTCGTGTTCCTGCTCGGCAACGGCTATTTCAAATGGCTCAGCGCACCCTATTTCCCGCTGTCCCATCTGGCCGGCCTTGCCGTGCTCGCGGTTGTCGGCGCGACCGAGTTCCAGTTCCACCTGTCCACGCCGCTGGCGCTATCGCTCGTGACGACCGGGGTCCTGGTGCTCGTCGCCTTGTGGGAATGGCTGTCGCTGACGAGGAGCAAGGGCGCGCCACATCACATTTGA
- a CDS encoding creatininase family protein — protein sequence MPSRHWGDLKTTDFDRLDPQRTVAILPLAATEQHGPHLPVSTDTSIMKGMIETAFPLVGADVTALFLPIEAVAKSNEHIHSKGTLTLSAESVLRSWIEIGESVKRAGIDKILLMTSHGGNLDPMKVVARELRIRCGQLAVVSSWTAFGRPKGLFGDLDINHGIHGGDVETSLMLHFRPDLVDMNEAKLFEPVMVAMEKEFTYLRPTVSHAFGWIAQDIHPDGTAGDASLATAEKGRLTAEFQAANFVKLIDDMARFDIGRLWKPKG from the coding sequence ATGCCGTCACGCCACTGGGGTGACTTGAAGACCACCGATTTCGATCGCCTGGATCCCCAGCGCACGGTCGCCATCCTGCCGCTCGCCGCCACCGAGCAGCATGGGCCGCATCTGCCGGTCTCCACCGATACCAGCATCATGAAGGGCATGATCGAGACCGCCTTTCCGCTGGTCGGCGCCGACGTCACCGCGCTGTTCCTGCCGATCGAGGCGGTGGCCAAGTCGAACGAGCACATCCATTCCAAGGGCACGCTGACCTTGTCGGCGGAGAGCGTGCTGCGCTCCTGGATCGAGATCGGCGAGAGCGTCAAGCGCGCCGGCATCGACAAGATCCTGCTGATGACCTCGCATGGCGGCAATCTCGATCCGATGAAGGTGGTGGCGCGCGAGTTGAGGATCCGCTGCGGCCAGCTCGCAGTGGTCTCGAGCTGGACCGCCTTCGGCCGGCCGAAGGGACTGTTCGGCGATCTCGACATCAACCACGGCATTCATGGCGGCGACGTCGAGACGTCGCTGATGCTGCATTTCCGCCCGGACCTGGTGGACATGAACGAGGCCAAGCTGTTCGAACCGGTCATGGTCGCCATGGAGAAGGAGTTCACCTATTTGCGTCCAACGGTCAGCCATGCCTTCGGCTGGATCGCCCAGGACATTCATCCCGACGGCACGGCCGGCGATGCTTCGCTGGCGACGGCCGAGAAGGGACGCCTGACGGCGGAGTTCCAGGCGGCGAATTTCGTCAAGCTGATCGACGACATGGCGCGCTTCGACATTGGCCGGTTGTGGAAGCCCAAGGGCTGA
- a CDS encoding amidohydrolase/deacetylase family metallohydrolase has product MNFDLILRGGRVIDPSQKLDGVRDVGFAGGKVAAVAKDLKPGSATEIRDVSGYIVTPGLIDLHTHVYWGGTSLGIDAEDFCRTSGVTTAIDTGSAGPGNWLGFRKHVIEKSQVRILAYLHVSHAGIYGFDQRVMVGESREIMHMNPIACVEVADKNRDLIVGIKVRVGLHASGTNGESALDLALQVANEVGMPLMCHIDHPPPSYEHVIGRLRPGDVLTHAFRPFPNAPCTAQGAIKPEVIAARKKGVIFDIGHGKGSFSFKTTRNMLAGGFEPDVISSDVHTLCIEGPAFDQVTTLSKFLVMGMPLDRVIAASTVNAAMALKRPELGSLKPGSVGDATILTIKEGRFDYVDVVGEHLIADKKIVSEGTVIGGKWWHPKRSTKFKKLATA; this is encoded by the coding sequence ATGAATTTCGACCTGATCCTGCGTGGTGGCCGCGTCATCGACCCCTCGCAGAAGCTCGACGGCGTGCGCGACGTCGGTTTTGCCGGCGGCAAGGTTGCGGCGGTGGCCAAGGACCTGAAGCCGGGATCGGCGACCGAAATCCGCGATGTCTCCGGCTATATCGTCACGCCCGGGCTGATCGACCTGCATACCCATGTCTATTGGGGTGGCACCTCGCTCGGCATCGACGCCGAGGATTTCTGCCGCACCTCCGGCGTCACCACAGCCATCGACACCGGTTCGGCGGGCCCCGGCAACTGGCTGGGTTTCCGCAAACATGTGATCGAGAAGAGCCAGGTCCGCATCCTGGCCTATCTGCATGTCAGCCACGCCGGCATCTATGGTTTCGACCAGCGCGTGATGGTCGGCGAGAGCCGCGAAATCATGCACATGAACCCGATCGCCTGCGTCGAGGTGGCCGACAAGAATCGCGACCTGATCGTCGGCATCAAGGTGCGCGTCGGCCTGCACGCCTCCGGAACCAATGGCGAAAGCGCGCTCGACCTGGCGCTGCAGGTCGCCAACGAGGTTGGCATGCCCTTGATGTGCCATATCGACCATCCGCCGCCGTCCTATGAACATGTCATTGGCCGCCTGCGTCCGGGCGACGTGCTGACCCATGCCTTCCGGCCCTTCCCCAATGCGCCTTGCACGGCGCAGGGCGCGATCAAGCCGGAGGTCATTGCCGCGCGCAAGAAGGGCGTCATTTTCGACATCGGCCACGGCAAGGGTTCGTTCTCGTTCAAGACGACGCGCAACATGCTGGCCGGTGGTTTCGAGCCGGACGTGATCTCGTCCGACGTCCACACCCTGTGCATCGAAGGCCCGGCCTTCGACCAGGTCACCACCTTGTCGAAATTCCTGGTCATGGGCATGCCGCTCGACCGGGTGATCGCGGCCTCCACCGTCAATGCCGCCATGGCGCTGAAGCGCCCCGAGCTCGGCAGCCTGAAGCCCGGCTCGGTCGGCGATGCCACCATCCTGACCATCAAGGAAGGCCGCTTCGACTATGTCGACGTGGTTGGCGAGCACCTGATCGCCGACAAGAAGATCGTCTCCGAGGGTACCGTCATCGGCGGCAAGTGGTGGCACCCGAAGCGCTCGACCAAGTTCAAGAAGCTGGCGACCGCCTGA
- a CDS encoding methyl-accepting chemotaxis protein: MQIKTRLFTVIGSLAAAALIIGGVAVYGFQRYQAAVDGIEHNARTSLLAERANAMIFAVVMESRGIYMSADKDVLERFARAQDQQLAKFSATIAEWAALLPPAEETSKRRLLEQADAFVRLRNDLARAGRAEGNAAARVIGDNDANRTTRQRLNTEMAALAEANSRRVVALSHEIETAKASLTWLIVATIGLALLAGLVALWTILRGITQPLSRLTASVGAVAEGRTEATVSDTERRDEIGALARSVLVFRDNAIEVERLKAADAAHAEANRAERARDMAVLADEFAATVQSVVTTVAGSADEIVGNSARVGDVASNVAELGQALAATSAGATGSVESAAGSAQELASSIGEISSRTAQAQQIAASAVDQATRTGEIVGTLAVSTQKIGDVVNLINAIAAQTNLLALNATIEAARAGEAGKGFAVVASEVKSLASQTSKATEEIASQIGAVQSVTAEAVAAIEAINKTIGEISSVSSSIMAAVEEQSAVTHGIAGAVADAAEGTRTVETDIGRVTRAADETREAAGAMTAAASKLKQGSSQLDGAVSGFLARIRAA; encoded by the coding sequence GTGCAGATCAAGACCCGCCTCTTCACAGTCATTGGCAGCCTGGCGGCCGCCGCCCTGATCATTGGCGGCGTCGCGGTCTACGGCTTCCAGCGTTACCAGGCGGCGGTCGATGGCATCGAGCACAATGCGCGCACCTCGCTGCTGGCCGAACGGGCCAATGCCATGATCTTCGCGGTCGTGATGGAATCGCGCGGCATCTACATGTCGGCGGACAAGGATGTGCTGGAGCGCTTCGCGCGGGCGCAGGACCAGCAGCTCGCCAAGTTCAGCGCGACCATCGCGGAATGGGCGGCCCTGCTGCCGCCGGCCGAGGAGACAAGCAAGCGGCGCCTGCTGGAGCAGGCCGACGCCTTCGTGCGCCTGCGCAACGACCTGGCCAGAGCCGGCCGCGCGGAAGGCAATGCCGCGGCGCGGGTGATCGGCGACAATGACGCCAACCGGACGACCCGGCAGCGGCTCAACACCGAAATGGCGGCGCTCGCCGAGGCCAACAGCCGGCGTGTGGTGGCCCTGTCGCATGAGATCGAAACGGCCAAGGCGAGCCTCACCTGGCTGATCGTCGCAACCATCGGCCTGGCCCTGCTGGCTGGCCTCGTTGCGCTCTGGACCATCCTCCGCGGGATCACCCAGCCCCTGTCGCGGCTGACCGCTTCGGTCGGCGCGGTGGCCGAGGGCCGGACCGAAGCCACGGTCAGCGACACCGAGCGCAGGGACGAGATCGGCGCGCTGGCGCGCTCGGTTCTGGTGTTTCGCGACAATGCCATCGAGGTCGAGCGATTGAAGGCGGCCGATGCCGCCCATGCCGAGGCGAACCGGGCGGAGCGGGCGCGCGACATGGCCGTTCTCGCCGATGAATTCGCCGCCACCGTCCAGTCGGTGGTGACCACCGTCGCCGGTTCGGCGGACGAGATCGTCGGCAATTCGGCCCGGGTCGGCGACGTCGCGAGCAATGTCGCCGAACTCGGCCAGGCGCTGGCCGCGACCTCGGCGGGGGCGACCGGCAGTGTCGAAAGCGCTGCCGGATCGGCACAGGAACTGGCCTCGTCGATTGGCGAGATCTCGAGCCGCACCGCTCAGGCGCAGCAGATCGCGGCATCCGCCGTCGATCAGGCGACCCGCACCGGCGAGATCGTCGGCACGCTCGCGGTGTCGACCCAGAAGATCGGCGATGTGGTGAACCTGATCAACGCGATCGCCGCCCAGACCAATCTCTTGGCGCTCAACGCGACGATCGAGGCGGCACGCGCCGGCGAGGCGGGCAAGGGTTTCGCGGTGGTTGCCTCGGAGGTGAAGAGCCTGGCGTCGCAGACCTCCAAGGCAACCGAAGAGATCGCCAGTCAGATCGGCGCGGTCCAGTCGGTGACCGCCGAGGCGGTGGCGGCGATCGAGGCGATCAACAAGACGATCGGTGAAATCAGCTCGGTGTCGTCGTCGATCATGGCGGCGGTCGAGGAACAATCCGCGGTGACCCATGGCATTGCCGGTGCCGTCGCCGACGCCGCCGAAGGCACGCGCACGGTGGAGACCGATATCGGCCGCGTCACCCGGGCTGCCGACGAAACCCGCGAGGCGGCCGGCGCCATGACGGCCGCCGCGTCGAAGCTGAAGCAAGGCTCCAGCCAGCTCGACGGGGCGGTGTCAGGGTTCCTGGCGCGGATCCGCGCCGCCTGA
- a CDS encoding FAD-binding oxidoreductase, with product MAIHQTPPRPTYDIAGLIAALGDIPVITEPVIVRRRSRDFFWYSPILAEELKSVAADIIVKPRDEADVIQTAAACARLRIPLTARAGGTGNYGQAMPLAGGVLLDMTALDQVIWQKPGVVRVQAGMNLLSLDKATRAAGFELRMHPSTKRTATIGGFVAGGSGGIGSVAYGGLREPGNILAARIVTVEEEPRVLELRDDAAQKVNRAYGTTGIITELEMPLAPAWPWVDVIVAFDTFWEAFEAGRSIAMADGVVKKLVTPIAAPIPAYFGALKSACPEGKSILLCMIAEPFLDSFKAILSGRGMVTHEAPSEEGPGQVPLYEYSWNHTTLQWLKTDRSITYLQLLYPFDRLEESVRKMMDLFEGEVLPHLEFIRFAGNITCSALPIVRYTTPERLNQIIAQHEEHGVLVANPHVVSLEDGSRHKRADADQLGFKANVDPMGLLNPGKMKSFVPVR from the coding sequence ATGGCCATTCATCAGACACCGCCTCGCCCGACCTATGACATTGCCGGCCTGATCGCCGCGCTCGGCGATATCCCCGTGATCACCGAGCCGGTCATCGTCCGGCGCCGCTCGCGTGACTTCTTCTGGTATTCGCCGATCCTCGCCGAAGAGCTGAAGTCGGTCGCAGCCGACATCATCGTCAAGCCGCGCGACGAGGCCGACGTCATCCAGACCGCGGCGGCCTGCGCCCGTCTCAGGATCCCGCTCACCGCGCGCGCCGGCGGCACCGGCAATTACGGCCAGGCCATGCCGTTGGCCGGCGGCGTGCTCCTGGACATGACCGCGCTCGACCAGGTTATCTGGCAGAAGCCCGGCGTCGTCCGCGTCCAGGCCGGCATGAACCTGTTGAGCCTCGACAAGGCAACCCGCGCGGCAGGTTTCGAGCTGCGCATGCACCCCTCGACCAAGCGCACCGCCACCATCGGCGGCTTCGTCGCCGGCGGCTCCGGCGGCATCGGCTCGGTTGCCTATGGGGGCTTGCGCGAACCCGGCAATATCCTGGCCGCGCGCATCGTCACGGTGGAGGAGGAACCGCGCGTCCTGGAACTCAGGGACGACGCGGCCCAGAAGGTCAACCGCGCCTATGGCACCACCGGTATCATCACCGAGCTGGAAATGCCGCTGGCGCCGGCCTGGCCCTGGGTCGACGTCATCGTCGCCTTCGATACGTTCTGGGAGGCCTTCGAGGCCGGCCGTTCCATTGCCATGGCCGATGGCGTGGTGAAGAAGCTGGTGACGCCGATCGCCGCTCCCATCCCCGCCTATTTCGGCGCCCTGAAAAGCGCCTGTCCCGAGGGCAAGAGCATCCTGCTCTGCATGATCGCCGAACCCTTCCTCGACAGTTTCAAGGCGATCCTCTCGGGCCGCGGCATGGTGACCCACGAGGCGCCGTCGGAGGAAGGGCCCGGGCAGGTGCCGCTCTACGAATATTCGTGGAACCACACGACCCTGCAATGGCTGAAGACCGACCGTTCCATCACCTATCTGCAACTGCTCTACCCGTTCGACCGGCTGGAAGAGAGCGTGCGCAAGATGATGGACCTGTTCGAAGGCGAGGTGCTGCCCCATCTCGAATTCATTCGCTTCGCCGGCAATATCACCTGCAGCGCGCTGCCGATCGTCCGCTACACCACACCCGAGCGGCTGAACCAGATCATCGCGCAGCATGAGGAGCACGGCGTGCTGGTCGCCAACCCGCATGTGGTCAGCCTGGAGGACGGCTCGCGCCACAAGCGCGCCGATGCCGACCAGCTCGGTTTCAAGGCCAATGTCGATCCGATGGGCCTCTTGAACCCCGGCAAGATGAAGAGCTTCGTGCCGGTCAGGTGA
- a CDS encoding ABC transporter permease: MSEAALKTSAVGQPAVAHDGTDAEARPIYREDRKILGISTETWPGIIAPLVIGILALGAWEAIVRFREIPSFILPGPLLIARTLVEDWASLSASLWVTLQITAAALVAAVTLGVGLAVLFTQSKWLEKSLFPYAVILQVTPVVSIAPLIIIWVGDINLSLLICAWLVAFFPILSNTILGLNSADHNLINLFQLYGASRWQTLRYLRLPAALPYFLGGLKISGGLALIGAVVAEFVAGSGGSSSGLAYRILEAGYQLKIPRMFAALIMISLTGIAIFLATSWVSHVLLRRWHESALKREN, encoded by the coding sequence ATGAGCGAAGCCGCCCTGAAGACATCAGCCGTCGGCCAGCCCGCCGTCGCCCATGACGGTACCGATGCCGAAGCCCGGCCGATCTATCGCGAGGACCGCAAGATCCTGGGCATTTCGACCGAGACCTGGCCCGGCATCATCGCGCCGCTGGTGATCGGCATCCTGGCGCTCGGCGCCTGGGAAGCGATCGTCCGGTTCCGCGAGATCCCGTCATTCATCCTGCCCGGGCCGCTGCTGATCGCCCGGACGCTGGTCGAGGACTGGGCTTCGCTGTCGGCCTCGCTCTGGGTGACGCTACAGATCACCGCGGCCGCGCTGGTTGCCGCGGTGACGCTCGGCGTCGGCCTTGCGGTCCTGTTCACCCAGTCGAAATGGCTGGAAAAGTCGTTGTTTCCTTATGCGGTGATCCTGCAGGTGACGCCGGTCGTGTCGATCGCGCCCTTGATCATCATCTGGGTCGGCGACATCAACCTGTCGCTGCTGATCTGCGCCTGGCTCGTTGCCTTCTTCCCGATCCTGTCGAACACGATCCTGGGGCTGAACTCGGCCGACCATAACCTGATCAATCTGTTCCAGCTCTACGGCGCCTCGCGCTGGCAGACGCTGCGCTATCTGAGGCTGCCGGCGGCGCTGCCCTATTTCCTCGGCGGCCTGAAGATATCAGGCGGGCTCGCCCTGATCGGGGCGGTCGTCGCTGAATTCGTCGCCGGTTCCGGCGGCTCGTCCTCAGGGCTCGCCTATCGCATCCTGGAGGCCGGCTACCAGCTCAAGATACCGCGCATGTTCGCCGCCCTGATCATGATCTCGCTGACCGGCATCGCCATCTTCCTGGCGACCAGCTGGGTGTCGCATGTGCTGCTCCGGCGCTGGCACGAGAGCGCGCTGAAGCGCGAAAACTGA
- a CDS encoding ABC transporter ATP-binding protein, which yields MSPNTATSGDARPLVSIQHVSKQFANGTIAVRDVNLDLAAGEFVSLLGPSGCGKSTLLRMIAGLGEPSVGTIDWPGAGGANGEHELGFVFQDPTLMPWATALGNVVLPMQLKRMPQGEAEARGAAMLALVGLKGFERSYPRELSGGMKMRVSIARALVTQPKILLMDEPFAALDEITRHKLNDDLLGLWETNRFSAVFVTHSVFESVYLSQRIVVMAARPGRVMADLRVEAPYPRDELFRTSADYAHWCRIASEKLKEAISA from the coding sequence ATGTCTCCGAACACCGCGACGAGCGGCGATGCAAGGCCGCTTGTCTCGATCCAGCACGTGTCGAAGCAGTTCGCCAACGGCACGATCGCCGTGCGCGACGTCAATCTGGACCTGGCGGCGGGCGAATTCGTCAGCCTGCTCGGGCCGTCCGGTTGCGGAAAGTCGACGCTGCTCAGGATGATCGCGGGTCTCGGCGAGCCGAGCGTCGGCACCATCGACTGGCCGGGTGCCGGCGGCGCCAATGGCGAGCACGAGCTCGGCTTCGTGTTCCAGGATCCGACCTTGATGCCCTGGGCAACCGCGCTCGGCAATGTCGTGTTGCCGATGCAGCTGAAACGCATGCCGCAGGGCGAGGCCGAGGCGCGCGGTGCGGCCATGCTGGCGCTGGTCGGCCTCAAGGGGTTCGAGCGGAGCTATCCGCGCGAGCTCTCCGGCGGCATGAAGATGCGCGTGTCGATCGCCCGCGCGCTGGTCACCCAGCCGAAAATTCTCCTGATGGACGAGCCCTTCGCGGCGCTCGACGAGATCACCCGCCACAAGCTCAATGACGACCTGCTCGGTCTGTGGGAGACCAATCGCTTCTCCGCGGTCTTCGTCACGCATTCGGTGTTCGAAAGCGTCTATCTGTCCCAGCGCATCGTGGTGATGGCGGCCAGGCCCGGCCGCGTCATGGCCGACCTCCGGGTCGAAGCGCCATATCCCCGCGATGAATTGTTCCGTACCTCGGCCGACTATGCCCATTGGTGCCGGATCGCCTCCGAGAAGCTCAAGGAGGCCATATCAGCATGA
- a CDS encoding ABC transporter substrate-binding protein — MSPIRLTRRSALKLGAGVSAAYLMTSGQVTAQGLDKVSYQTNWRAQAEHGGFYLAQTSGIYRKYGIDADIRMGGPQQNPSQLLLGGRVDMIMSNSFEAIRYVQENLPFLCIGSIFQKDPQVIICHPGVGNDSFEALKGKTILVAAGGRTSYWPFLKARFGFVDEQVRPYTFNMAPFLADKNICQQGFLSSEPFAIQQQGGVTPLAHLIADAGFANYNTTINISRKMVDERADVVQRFVTASLEGWAEYMKGGPGVEAANKAILRDNPDMDATKIAYAVKVMTERGIVLSGDALTLGIGAMTDARWETFYNQMRDAGVFPPGIDYKKAYDLRFINKGVGKA, encoded by the coding sequence ATGTCCCCCATTCGTCTGACGCGCCGCAGTGCCCTCAAGCTCGGGGCTGGCGTCTCGGCTGCCTATCTCATGACATCGGGCCAGGTCACCGCCCAGGGCCTCGACAAGGTCTCCTACCAGACCAATTGGCGCGCCCAGGCCGAACATGGCGGCTTCTATCTGGCGCAGACCAGCGGCATCTATCGCAAATATGGCATCGACGCCGATATCCGCATGGGCGGGCCGCAGCAGAACCCGTCGCAGCTGCTGCTTGGCGGACGCGTCGACATGATCATGTCGAACTCCTTCGAGGCGATCCGCTATGTCCAGGAAAACCTGCCTTTCCTGTGCATCGGCTCGATCTTCCAGAAGGACCCCCAGGTGATCATCTGCCATCCGGGCGTCGGCAATGACAGTTTCGAGGCGCTCAAGGGCAAGACCATCCTGGTCGCCGCCGGCGGCCGGACGTCCTATTGGCCCTTCCTCAAGGCCCGCTTCGGCTTCGTCGACGAGCAGGTCCGGCCCTATACTTTCAACATGGCGCCGTTCCTGGCCGACAAGAACATCTGCCAGCAGGGCTTCCTGTCGTCCGAGCCCTTCGCCATCCAGCAGCAGGGCGGCGTCACCCCGCTCGCCCATCTGATCGCCGATGCCGGCTTTGCCAATTACAACACCACCATCAACATTTCGCGGAAGATGGTCGACGAGCGCGCCGACGTCGTGCAGCGCTTCGTCACCGCATCACTTGAAGGCTGGGCCGAATATATGAAGGGCGGGCCGGGCGTCGAGGCCGCCAACAAGGCGATCCTGCGCGACAATCCGGACATGGATGCAACCAAGATCGCTTATGCGGTCAAGGTGATGACCGAGCGCGGCATCGTCCTGTCGGGCGATGCCCTGACGCTCGGCATCGGCGCGATGACCGATGCCCGCTGGGAGACCTTCTATAACCAGATGCGCGACGCCGGCGTATTCCCGCCCGGTATCGACTACAAGAAGGCCTATGATCTCAGGTTCATCAACAAGGGTGTGGGCAAGGCCTGA